The proteins below come from a single Streptomyces tubercidicus genomic window:
- a CDS encoding DUF6801 domain-containing protein — MVGVSGAGTAAAQPVPHPLKYTCHVPLINKDLPFRMKVDTDIPESVPVGEPSRKFAIGARTTVAANFTRMLHAFDVQTVEGTVTAKIRVAAPQDNRRVPVPLNINKTRIPASGSFDVTAEGTAPPLTFRRPGPARITAGDLAVHVIAKKANGEVLGAPPVPCTLDTGQDKTVGSFEITKKGTRAGTGAGTGAGTESGTTTGSTASGTSDARANGPAAAGAQPEGTSAARRSAQASDEAGGTGKGAVAAADQATRGLMAPVVGTLLAGALAFVLGSWVKQRRRGAGDA, encoded by the coding sequence GTGGTGGGAGTCTCCGGAGCCGGAACCGCGGCCGCACAACCGGTACCGCACCCGCTGAAGTACACCTGCCACGTTCCGTTGATCAACAAAGATCTGCCGTTCCGGATGAAGGTCGACACGGACATCCCGGAGTCGGTCCCGGTCGGCGAACCCAGCCGCAAATTCGCCATCGGCGCGCGGACGACGGTGGCTGCGAACTTCACCAGGATGCTCCATGCGTTCGATGTGCAGACCGTTGAGGGCACGGTGACCGCGAAGATCAGGGTGGCCGCACCCCAGGACAACAGGCGCGTCCCGGTGCCCCTCAACATCAACAAGACCCGCATCCCGGCATCCGGTTCCTTTGATGTCACGGCAGAGGGCACCGCGCCCCCTCTCACGTTCCGCCGACCGGGCCCTGCGCGGATCACCGCCGGCGACCTCGCCGTGCACGTCATCGCCAAGAAGGCGAACGGCGAGGTGTTGGGCGCACCCCCGGTGCCCTGCACGCTCGACACCGGGCAGGACAAGACCGTGGGCTCGTTCGAGATCACAAAGAAGGGCACGAGGGCAGGAACGGGAGCGGGGACCGGAGCGGGAACTGAATCGGGGACGACGACCGGCTCGACCGCGTCCGGCACCTCGGACGCCCGCGCCAACGGCCCGGCGGCCGCAGGCGCCCAGCCCGAGGGGACTTCCGCCGCCAGGAGGTCGGCTCAGGCGAGCGACGAGGCCGGCGGGACGGGGAAGGGCGCCGTCGCCGCCGCTGACCAGGCCACCAGGGGCCTGATGGCACCGGTCGTGGGCACTCTCCTCGCAGGCGCCCTCGCCTTCGTCCTCGGCTCATGGGTGAAGCAGCGCCGACGCGGCGCGGGCGACGCCTGA
- a CDS encoding NACHT domain-containing protein, with amino-acid sequence MVTAGVAVTIAVRAGTGEVDPGGLAVGLVSLMLAVAGLHQANLSQALQDTDTAALADRLAVAVRDREEKTHQRLLGGSDRTINVKFTFRPSPAHHGTGAAPRGTLEEVATYYRALRPGRLVITGAPGAGKTVLALHLMLLLLPDPGQAPSGPVPVRLSLSTFDPDRNELDDWLADHLTRAYRLRPSAAAALVRARLILPVLDGLDEMDASEPGRDSRAAAALEAMNRYVHGTTKGQLVLTCRSDPYAALERADTWAEDASCIEIAPVSLAATKAFITARTRDRGRWEPVLNALQAAPAGPLARGLSTPWRLTVALTVYDERHDGSWVRDPVDLLDPTFRTPGQVRDHLLNLFILAASSAGGKAAPYTRLQVRTWLTVLAGYLHDSTANARAVAGRRLSGTDLVLHELWPLTGDRRARTVHVLLTLAVWATADLSAALLDDWKVYATNVTLMALGSLLAGFPPWPMPSRLERVTAKTPAARHQLVNGLVGGLFWGGLVVVVDMGNVVGLVNGLVYGSVVGLAGGAMVGVGLAGVLSDTPEVRKSHGNASPRGMVWDDLVTGFATGLVVGLGFVPFYWFALGPVFALGAVLIYMLLFGLGGGRTLALLYNRLFRCGFRGALDALFRPWRAFGPLFRTGAGPALGAAGVRYLAFLLCTRRWWSNQPLPWRLGRFLDWCCDAGLTRTAGIAYQFRHRELQDFLTRGQLHHAPPDDPASAEMPRP; translated from the coding sequence GTGGTGACCGCGGGGGTGGCGGTCACCATTGCTGTTCGGGCGGGCACCGGGGAGGTGGACCCGGGCGGGTTGGCGGTCGGGCTGGTCAGCCTGATGCTGGCGGTGGCGGGCCTGCACCAGGCGAACCTCTCCCAAGCCTTGCAGGACACCGACACCGCCGCTCTCGCCGACCGCCTCGCCGTCGCGGTCAGGGATCGCGAGGAGAAAACCCACCAGAGACTCCTCGGCGGCAGCGACCGCACCATCAACGTCAAGTTCACCTTCCGGCCCTCCCCCGCCCACCACGGCACAGGCGCAGCACCCCGCGGCACGTTGGAAGAAGTCGCCACCTACTATCGCGCTCTCCGGCCCGGCCGCCTCGTCATCACCGGCGCACCCGGGGCCGGCAAAACCGTGCTCGCCCTCCACCTCATGCTGCTTCTCCTCCCCGACCCCGGCCAAGCGCCGAGCGGCCCCGTTCCCGTACGCCTGTCGTTGTCCACCTTCGACCCCGACCGGAACGAGCTCGACGACTGGCTCGCCGACCATCTCACCCGTGCCTACCGGCTACGCCCCAGCGCCGCAGCCGCCCTTGTCCGCGCCCGGCTGATCCTCCCCGTGCTCGACGGGCTCGACGAAATGGACGCCAGTGAGCCCGGGCGCGATTCCCGCGCCGCAGCCGCTTTGGAGGCCATGAACCGCTACGTCCATGGCACCACCAAGGGCCAACTCGTCCTCACCTGCCGCAGCGATCCCTACGCCGCTCTCGAACGTGCGGATACGTGGGCAGAGGACGCTTCCTGTATCGAGATCGCCCCCGTCAGCCTGGCCGCGACCAAGGCGTTCATCACCGCTCGCACCCGCGACCGGGGCCGCTGGGAACCCGTCCTGAACGCACTCCAAGCCGCCCCGGCCGGTCCACTGGCCCGGGGCCTGTCCACACCCTGGCGGCTGACCGTAGCCCTCACCGTTTACGACGAACGTCACGACGGTAGCTGGGTCCGTGATCCCGTGGATCTCCTCGATCCCACCTTCCGGACCCCCGGGCAGGTCCGGGACCACCTACTGAATCTGTTCATCCTTGCCGCCTCCTCGGCAGGCGGCAAGGCAGCGCCCTACACCCGGCTCCAGGTACGCACCTGGCTGACAGTCCTCGCCGGCTACCTGCATGACAGCACCGCCAACGCCCGCGCTGTGGCCGGACGGCGTCTGTCAGGCACCGACCTCGTACTCCATGAACTGTGGCCGCTCACCGGCGACCGCCGCGCCCGCACCGTCCACGTCCTGCTGACCCTCGCGGTGTGGGCCACCGCTGACCTGTCTGCCGCCCTGCTCGATGACTGGAAGGTGTACGCAACGAACGTGACACTCATGGCGCTGGGCAGTCTTCTCGCAGGATTCCCGCCCTGGCCCATGCCGTCTCGGCTGGAACGCGTAACTGCCAAAACGCCTGCTGCAAGACACCAGCTCGTGAACGGGCTGGTGGGTGGGCTCTTCTGGGGAGGGCTCGTCGTCGTGGTCGACATGGGGAATGTCGTCGGGCTGGTGAACGGGCTCGTATACGGATCGGTAGTAGGGCTCGCTGGTGGAGCGATGGTGGGAGTCGGGCTGGCGGGCGTGCTCTCGGACACACCCGAGGTTCGCAAGTCGCACGGAAACGCGTCGCCGCGCGGCATGGTGTGGGACGACCTCGTGACCGGGTTCGCGACCGGCCTCGTGGTCGGACTCGGGTTCGTCCCCTTCTATTGGTTCGCCCTGGGCCCCGTATTCGCACTCGGGGCAGTACTCATCTACATGCTTCTGTTCGGTCTCGGCGGCGGGCGTACGCTCGCACTCCTCTACAACCGCCTGTTCAGATGCGGTTTCCGGGGCGCACTCGACGCGCTGTTCAGGCCCTGGCGTGCGTTCGGCCCCCTGTTCAGGACCGGTGCCGGCCCAGCGCTTGGCGCCGCAGGTGTCCGCTACCTAGCTTTCCTGCTCTGCACCCGCCGCTGGTGGTCCAACCAACCACTGCCCTGGCGTCTCGGCCGTTTCCTCGACTGGTGCTGCGACGCGGGTCTGACGCGCACCGCCGGGATCGCCTACCAGTTCCGCCACCGCGAGCTCCAGGACTTCCTCACCCGGGGCCAGCTCCACCACGCCCCGCCGGACGACCCGGCTTCTGCGGAAATGCCACGGCCCTGA
- a CDS encoding DUF6801 domain-containing protein, translating to MASDKLIRNLRERHRATRAVPSGPVARKALGLTMAVGVAGASVGVFGAGPAAADPLSLELRYTCSVLAVHDRPGTVKIDTDVPKSAAVGKPTPKFAIHAVVPVSAADTRGLRGAGIKTIQGTVEAKVRVTAPEGDTDLRVPFHVARTSVPASGPFLVKATGAAPKRTFSQPGRAKITIGDLVMHVTASGVMTVTLDVPCKLDARQNHVVASFDIAGTGTTTGPAPSGTTETATSGTTESRNPSEGARAGATTEGSADPSGNLATTGSRGITHLIPLAAGAVVLGAMAVTAAFRFRSRSR from the coding sequence ATGGCAAGCGACAAGCTGATCCGGAACCTGCGTGAGCGGCACAGGGCAACCCGTGCCGTCCCGAGCGGTCCAGTGGCCCGTAAAGCCTTGGGACTGACGATGGCGGTAGGGGTTGCGGGCGCAAGCGTGGGAGTCTTCGGAGCCGGACCCGCAGCCGCGGACCCGTTATCGCTCGAACTGCGGTACACATGCTCAGTTCTGGCGGTCCACGACCGGCCAGGCACGGTAAAGATTGACACGGATGTCCCGAAGTCGGCTGCGGTCGGCAAGCCCACCCCGAAATTCGCCATCCATGCGGTGGTGCCGGTGAGCGCGGCTGACACGAGAGGGCTGCGCGGCGCCGGCATCAAGACCATCCAGGGCACCGTGGAAGCGAAGGTCCGCGTGACGGCGCCGGAGGGCGACACCGACCTCAGAGTGCCGTTTCACGTGGCCAGGACCAGCGTCCCGGCATCCGGACCGTTCTTGGTCAAGGCGACCGGCGCCGCGCCGAAGCGCACCTTCAGCCAACCGGGCAGGGCGAAAATCACCATCGGTGACCTCGTCATGCACGTCACCGCGAGCGGCGTCATGACTGTCACGCTCGACGTGCCGTGCAAGCTGGACGCCCGGCAGAACCACGTCGTGGCATCGTTCGACATCGCCGGGACGGGAACGACGACCGGCCCGGCCCCGTCCGGGACGACTGAGACGGCCACCTCCGGCACCACTGAGTCGCGGAACCCAAGCGAAGGTGCGAGGGCGGGCGCGACCACGGAAGGCTCAGCCGACCCCTCCGGCAACCTGGCTACGACTGGCAGCCGGGGCATCACGCATCTGATCCCGCTGGCCGCGGGAGCTGTTGTCCTGGGCGCCATGGCCGTGACCGCCGCCTTCCGCTTCCGGTCACGCAGCAGGTGA
- a CDS encoding helix-turn-helix domain-containing protein has product MSYRYPHTDDFHAGTIRQCTDTYQLVKWWSGTIKYTRTAGQVRHAPDEDYRLLLPVAGELVLRQDDQELRLVPEAGCLLTFAAPFEILQGDFMQAFIMSIPAQEVNGRLNRSSPLATGLDLTSGLGRVVGDMLTGLHEERDTLTSGQFDAVSDRLVELLCMLVAGDDRPTAPGHLAEVETVVRRYIREHAADPDMTGTTVAQALGWSLRQVQLALRQAGTTPRELIREERLRLVRDRLRAPAYRHMTITELTYASGFSSSSALSTAFRQRFGVCPREMRHAGPRSVGDTRRS; this is encoded by the coding sequence ATGAGCTACAGGTACCCGCACACCGACGACTTTCATGCGGGCACGATCCGGCAGTGCACCGACACCTATCAGCTCGTCAAGTGGTGGTCGGGCACGATCAAGTACACCCGGACCGCGGGCCAGGTGCGGCACGCCCCGGACGAGGACTACCGCTTGCTGCTGCCGGTCGCCGGAGAGCTGGTGCTGCGGCAGGACGACCAGGAGCTACGGCTGGTGCCGGAGGCCGGGTGCCTGCTCACGTTCGCCGCACCGTTCGAGATCCTGCAAGGCGACTTCATGCAGGCGTTCATCATGTCGATCCCCGCTCAGGAGGTGAACGGGCGATTGAACCGGTCGTCGCCGCTCGCTACGGGCCTCGACCTGACCTCCGGCCTGGGCCGGGTGGTGGGCGACATGCTGACCGGTCTGCATGAGGAGCGCGACACCCTCACCAGCGGCCAGTTCGACGCGGTCTCGGACCGGCTGGTCGAGCTGCTGTGCATGCTTGTCGCAGGAGACGACCGCCCCACCGCACCGGGCCATCTGGCCGAGGTGGAGACGGTGGTCCGCCGGTACATCCGCGAGCACGCGGCCGACCCCGACATGACCGGCACCACCGTGGCGCAGGCGCTGGGCTGGTCGCTGCGCCAGGTGCAGCTGGCCCTGCGGCAAGCCGGGACGACCCCCCGCGAGCTGATCCGCGAGGAGCGGCTGCGGTTGGTACGGGACCGGCTGCGGGCACCCGCGTACCGGCATATGACGATCACCGAGCTGACGTACGCGTCGGGATTCTCCTCCTCAAGCGCGCTCAGCACGGCATTCCGGCAGCGCTTCGGGGTATGCCCCCGCGAGATGCGGCACGCGGGCCCCCGGTCCGTCGGCGATACGCGCCGGAGTTGA